One Gossypium raimondii isolate GPD5lz chromosome 3, ASM2569854v1, whole genome shotgun sequence genomic window carries:
- the LOC105795334 gene encoding BEL1-like homeodomain protein 7: MATYYTGSDNQRDTVPMIYMRESMPGSYAESPVLQGNTMMYMNSGSYSDAFAGNSQQQNNCIGMQGVEASDSTSQQHGIMSNLGGSHVVEHDFGAWRDASSILHNGQNFQGPQGLSLRLGTQIPFGIQMPSIPFRNPDSDLASFLSHNPSLTGGRNGSSRDEQPRNAGYLPHGFSGANQGTNKGDLYACGMSSMSRAIPNSKYLKAAQQLLDEVVNVPKALKQIDGEKNRMKSCKEDDESSKNVLSNQKESSNNIQKELSHAERQELQSKLTKLLSMLDEVDRRYKQYYHQMQIVVSSFDAIAGCGAAKPYTAVAQQTISRHFRCLKDTINGQIQATRKSLGEQDTLEDGKGVRITRLRYVEQQLRQQKALQQLGMMPQHAWRPQRGLPESSVSILRAWLFEHFLHPYPKDSEKIMLARQTGLSRSQVSNWFINARVRLWKPMVEEMYKEEFADLEMDSHSSSENAVKARKGNTRTSEDIGEDQQQSGSSSATERCSAGQLVDSKSNHVPDVDIAGTITTTVFQNVTHREAETEYGLLRLSEVQRPNVDNSNLFLDGITHSDGVGDRFMKATTTSYHVSELGRFGNASGVSLTLGLQHCEDGSIPMSDVGHQNFVAMTRDNDIYNPAASSIGPETTDSEYVTPGNRQHRFNSSHLLHDFVA, translated from the exons ATGGCTACTTATTACACTGGTTCTGATAATCAAAGGGACACCGTTCCGATGATCTATATGAGAGAATCGATGCCTGGTTCGTATGCAGAGTCACCGGTTTTGCAGGGTAATACGATGATGTATATGAATTCCGGGTCGTACTCGGATGCATTTGCTGGGAATTCTCAACAGCAAAACAATTGTATTGGGATGCAGGGTGTGGAAGCATCGGATTCGACTTCGCAACAACACGGAATTATGTCGAATCTCGGTGGATCACATGTTGTGGAACATGATTTTGGTGCTTGGAGGGATGCAAGTAGCATCCTTCACAATGGTCAAAACTTTCAGGGTCCTCAAGGATTGTCCTTAAGACTTGGCACTCAAATTCCCTTTGGTATTCAAATGCCTTCTATCCCTTTTCGGAATCCCGATTCGGATTTGGCCTCGTTCTTGAGTCATAATCCGTCGCTTACTGGAGGCAGGAATGGCTCTTCAAGAGATGAACAACCGAGGAATGCGGGATATCTGCCACATGGCTTTTCTGGTGCTAACCAAGGCACGAATAAAGGGGACTTATACGCGTGTGGAATGTCGAGTATGTCGAGAGCTATTCCTAATTCTAAATATCTCAAGGCAGCACAACAATTGCTTGATGAAGTTGTTAATGTTCCAAAGGCTTTAAAGCAAATTGACGGGGAGAAAAACCGGATGAAGAGTTGCAAAGAGGATGATGAGAGCTCGAAGAATGTGCTTTCGAACCAGAAAGAATCATCGAATAACATTCAAAAGGAGCTTTCACATGCTGAAAGACAAGAACTACAAAGCAAGTTAACCAAGTTATTGTCCATGTTGGATGAG GTTGATAGAAGGTATAAACAATATTATCATCAGATGCAGATCGTAGTGTCATCGTTTGATGCAATAGCAGGGTGTGGAGCCGCTAAGCCTTACACTGCAGTTGCACAACAGACTATATCCCGTCATTTTCGATGCTTGAAAGATACAATTAATGGTCAAATTCAGGCAACACGTAAAAGTCTTGGGGAGCAGGATACTTTAGAAGACGGTAAAGGAGTACGGATTACTCGTCTGCGTTACGTGGAGCAACAGCTAAGGCAACAAAAAGCTCTGCAGCAACTTGGTATGATGCCACAACATGCATGGAGGCCTCAAAGAGGGCTGCCGGAAAGCTCCGTTTCAATACTTCGTGCTTGGCTGTTCGAGCATTTTCTTCATCc CTACCCAAAAGATTCCGAGAAGATCATGCTAGCAAGACAAACAGGCTTGTCCCGAAGTCAG GTTTCGAATTGGTTTATAAACGCGAGAGTACGTCTTTGGAAGCCGATGGTCGAGGAGATGTACAAGGAAGAATTTGCAGATTTGGAAATGGACTCTCATTCTTCATCTGAAAATGCAGTCAAAGCAAGGAAAGGCAATACAAGGACCTCTGAGGACATAGGTGAAGATCAGCAACAAAGTGGGAGTTCATCGGCCACGGAGAGATGTAGCGCTGGACAGTTGGTGGATTCCAAATCCAACCATGTCCCTGATGTAGATATTGCAGGAACAATAACCACTACCGTTTTCCAAAATGTCACGCACAGAGAAGCTGAAACCGAGTACGGTTTACTAAGGCTAAGCGAGGTGCAGAGGCCTAATGTGGATAACTCCAATCTCTTCCTCGATGGAATTACTCATTCTGATGGCGTTGGTGATCGGTTTATGAAAGCCACTACCACTTCTTACCATGTGTCGGAATTAGGGAGGTTCGGGAATGCAAGTGGTGTCTCACTCACTTTAGGATTGCAGCATTGTGAGGATGGTAGTATACCTATGTCAGATGTGGGCCATCAAAACTTTGTCGCAATGACTCGAGACAATGACATATACAATCCAGCAGCATCTTCCATAGGACCTGAAACAACAGATAGCGAATACGTAACTCCCGGTAACCGGCAGCACAGGTTCAATTCCTCACATTTGTTACATGATTTTGTAGCGTGA
- the LOC105795333 gene encoding SUMO-activating enzyme subunit 2, with product MAAQEQLSAIKRAKVLMVGAGGIGCELLKTLALSGFQDIHIIDMDTIEVSNLNRQFLFRQSHVGQSKAKVARDAVLRFRPNISITPYHANVKESRFNVDFFKEFDVVLNGLDNLDARRHVNRLCLAADIPLVESGTTGFLGQVTVHLKGKTECYECQPKPAPKTYPVCTITSTPSKFVHCIVWAKDLLFAKLFGDKNQENDLNVRSSDTANSSEHSEDVFECRKDEDIERYGRRIYDHVFGHNIEVALSNEETWKNRNKPRPIYSKDVLPEKQTKENGNKEKGCAADDVSAMVSLSLKNPQDIWSLVENSRVFLEALRLFFLKREKDIGNLTFDKDDQLAVEFVTAAANIRASSFGIPLHSLFEAKGIAGNIVHAVATTNAIIAGLIVIEAIKVLQKDNNNYRMTYCLEHPSRKLLLMPVEPYEPNRSCYVCSETPVSLEVNTQRSKLRDFVEKIIKAKLGMNFPLIMQGASILYEVGEDLEEDMVAIYAANLEKALSELPSPVTSGSVLTVEDLQQEFSCSINIKHREEFDEEKEPDGMLLSGWVEAPVDKDNNKPIGNDESTSNALPSGETLEGEKDDEIQETSEVVEAFTGKKRKLSEVSEVTAPDPSGPSSINQNKPKKLDIDDEADELIISDDWESLTKKKKL from the exons ATGGCTGCTCAAGAACAGTTATCCGCCATTAAG AGGGCGAAAGTGCTTATGGTAGGGGCAGGAGGGATTGGCTGTGAGCTTCTCAAGACTCTTGCTCTCTCTGGGTTTCAAGATATTCATATT ATTGACATGGATACTATAGAAGTCAGCAACCTGAATAGACAATTTTTGTTCCGACAATCCCATGTTGGTCAGTCTAAGGCCAAG GTTGCTAGAGATGCAGTCTTAAGGTTCAGGCCCAACATAAGCATTACACCATACCATGCTAATGTTAAGGAGTCTCGCTTCAATGTTGATTTCTTTAAAGAGTTTGATGTTGTGTTGAATGGGTTGGATAACTTAGATGCAAGGCGCCATGTAAATCGTCTTTGTTTGGCGGCTGATATCCCATTGGTTGAAAGTGGGACAACAGGGTTCTTGGGACAG GTTACTGTACATTTGAAAGGAAAAACTGAGTGCTACGAGTGTCAGCCAAAACCTGCCCCAAAGACTTATCCTGTTTGTACAATAACAAGCACTCCATCAAAG TTTGTTCATTGTATTGTATGGGCAAAGGACCTGCTTTTTGCAAAGTTGTTTGGGGACAAGAATCAGgaaaatgatttgaatgtgCGCTCTAGTGATACTGCAAACTCGTCTGAACATTCAGAAGATGTATTTGAATGTAGAAAAGACGAAGATATCGAACGATATGGAAGAAGAATATATGATCATGTATTTGGTCATAACATAGAAGTTGCTCTATCTAATGAAGAAACGTGGAAAAACCGTAACAAACCACGGCCTATATATAGTAAAGATGTCCTGCCTGAGAAACAAACTAAAGAGAATGGGAACAAGGAAAAGGGTTGTGCAGCTGATGATGTCTCTGCCATGGTGTCTCTGAGCTTGAAGAATCCTCAGGATATATGGAGCCTTGTAGAAAATTCAAGAGTTTTCCTCGAGGCTTTGagattatttttcttgaagagAGAAAAG GATATAGGAAACCTTACTTTCGATAAAGATGATCAGTTGGCCGTGGAATTTGTGACTGCTGCTGCAAATATCCGGGCTTCTTCTTTTGGGATTCCTTTACACAGTCTTTTTGAAGCTAAAGGAATTGCTGGTAATATTGTGCATGCTGTTGCTACAACAAATGCTATCATAGCTGGATTGATCGTGATTGAAGCAATTAAGGTTTTACAAAAGGATAACAACAATTATAG GATGACATATTGTCTAGAACATCCTTCAAGAAAGTTGCTTCTAATGCCTGTAGAACCCTATGAACCTAACAGATCTTGCTATGTTTGTTCAGAG ACACCAGTATCGCTTGAGGTTAATACTCAACGTTCTAAGTTGCGGGATTTTGTTGAAAAGATTATTAAAGCCAAACTTGGTATGAACTTTCCTCTAATTATGCAAGGGGCAAGCATTCTTTATGAAGTTGGCGAAGATCTTGAAGAGGATATGGTAGCGATTTATGCTGCAAACCTTGAGAAA GCATTATCTGAGCTTCCTTCTCCAGTTACTAGTGGGAGTGTTCTTACCGTCGAGGATCTGCAACAGGAGTTCTCATGCAGTATCAATATCAAGCATAG GGAAGAATTTGACGAAGAGAAGGAACCTGATGGAATGCTTCTATCCGGATGGGTAGAAGCTCCTGTTGATAAGGATAATAATAAGCCTATTGGAAATGACGAAAGTACATCCAATGCTTTGCCATCAGGGGAGACTCTGGAGGGTGAGAAGGATGATGAAATTCAGGAAACTTCGGAAGTGGTTGAAGCTTTTAcagggaagaaaagaaaattgtcTGAGGTTTCTGAAGTCACAGCTCCAGATCCTTCAGGCCCTTCTagtataaatcaaaataaacccaaaaagCTTGATATTGATGATGAGGCCGATGAACTCATTATATCCGATGATTGGGAATCACTCACCAAGAAGAAAAAGTTGTAA